Proteins encoded within one genomic window of Camelina sativa cultivar DH55 chromosome 19, Cs, whole genome shotgun sequence:
- the LOC104766100 gene encoding putative cysteine-rich repeat secretory protein 21 — MYSSSSVSKYLVSVPILAIVAIQLLFIRSVFSLNQTNAYLNHKCINEQGTYKSGSPYEKNLNSHIRTISTLNLNFGFVHSSNGDAPNSVFIKLQCRGDSYFSKCRSCLTTANSEISRRCPKNKGKIYDNCVLEISSINTFDKIDYQNYFDMYNARDVRGDIESFNKNTRDLLQELKEKANKKSKKDFMFAAGEKSLGTKKLYAMVQCTKDLSPNNCNVCLNWIMAKLPKCCKGKEGGRVLSTSCNFRYELYPFLMI, encoded by the exons atgtattcatcatcatctgtatCAAAATATCTCGTTTCTGTCCCTATCTTGGCCATAGTGGCCATACAACTGCTTTTTATACGTAGTGTTTTTTCCTTGAACCAGACCAATGCGTATCTAAACCATAAATGCATCAACGAACAAGGGACATACAAGTCAGGTAGTCCATACGAGAAAAACCTCAACAGTCACATCCGTACTATCTCTACCTTAAATTTAAACTTTGGTTTCGTCCACTCCTCCAACGGTGACGCTCCCAACTCTGTCTTTATTAAGCTACAGTGTCGGGGAGACTCCTACTTTTCAAAATGCCGTTCTTGCCTTACAACAGCCAACTCCGAG ATTAGTAGGAGATGTCCGAAAAACAAGGGGAAAATATACGATAACTGTGTTCTTGAGATCTCTTCGATCAATACCTTTGACAAGATTGATTACCAGAACTATTTCGATATGTACAATGCGAGAGATGTGAGAGGTGATATTGAGTCATTCAACAAGAATACGAGGGATCTCCTTCAGGAGCTGAAGGAGAAAGCCAACAAAAAGAGCAAGAAGGATTTCATGTTCGCTGCAGGGGAGAAGAGCCTCGGGACAAAAAAGTTGTATGCGATGGTGCAGTGTACGAAGGACTTGTCGCCTAACAATTGCAATGTTTGCCTAAATTGGATTATGGCGAAGCTTCCTAAATGTTGCAAGGGTAAAGAAGGAGGAAGAGTTTTGAGTACGAGTTGTAATTTTAGGTATGAGCTGTACCCTTTTCTCATGATTTGA
- the LOC104767731 gene encoding cysteine-rich repeat secretory protein 18-like has protein sequence MYSSSSLSKRLLLVTILAVVATQLFLMRTVSSLNLTNAYLHHKCLVSQGKYKPGSLHDINYNKIIKSLSNDTYAFRTGYSMTPLGEESDLASVTFQCRGDSYGNKCRSCFATAQSELRKKCPRDKGAIIWYDQCFVEFSSFDTTGQINYDDGFCMTSAKNVSGDRISFEKTFLVLVGEMTQVAVTKKQKIIKNYDKPAMYAAGEKRLGKKKLYVMVQCMVDLNEKGCRECLSHMVVHYQDCYRDKQGARVFGGSCSFRFELYPFVNPKTSPN, from the exons ATgtactcttcatcttctctatcaAAACGCCTCCTTTTGGTCACTATTTTGGCCGTGGTAGCCACACAACTGTTCCTTATGCGCACCGTTTCGTCCTTGAACCTGACCAATGCGTATCTGCACCACAAATGTCTAGTCAGTCAAGGGAAATACAAGCCGGGAAGTTTGCACGACATAAACTATAATAAGATCATCAAAAGCTTGTCGAATGATACATATGCTTTTCGTACTGGTTACAGCATGACGCCCTTGGGTGAGGAATCTGATTTGGCCTCCGTAACCTTCCAGTGCCGTGGCGACTCTTACGGGAACAAATGCCGTTCCTGCTTTGCTACCGCCCAATCTGAG CTTCGTAAGAAATGTCCGAGAGACAAGGGGGCAATAATATGGTACGATCAATGTTTTGTCGAGTTTTCTTCGTTCGATACTACAGGGCAGATCAATTACGATGATGGTTTCTGTATGACGAGCGCGAAGAATGTGAGCGGCGATCGGATTTCTTTTGAGAAGACGTTTTTGGTCCTCGTTGGCGAAATGACACAAGTAGCCGtcactaaaaaacaaaaaattataaaaaattacgaCAAGCCGGCGATGTATGCGGCAGGAGAGAAGAGGCttgggaagaagaagctatACGTAATGGTGCAGTGTATGGTTGACTTAAATGAAAAGGGTTGTAGGGAGTGTTTGTCACATATGGTCGTGCATTATCAAGATTGCTATAGAGATAAACAAGGAGCAAGAGTTTTTGGTGGGAGCTGTAGCTTTAGGTTTGAGCTTTACCCTTTTGTTAACCCCAAGACCAGTCCTAATTAA
- the LOC104766101 gene encoding cysteine-rich repeat secretory protein 34-like produces MYSSYSLCKCLISFYILAIQLLICSVSSLNITNEYLHHKCRVNQGKYQQGSKYEKDLNSLIRFVADDITQGFVHSSTTEGRNSTTIIFQCRGDSYKSNCRTCYDTAVAGFRKRCPRNKGGIIWYDQCFLDISMINDQAPRKMNYKNTFSMHNPNNVRGDTKLFNKKTKEFLQQLTMKADKTGPDGVEFLYYAAAEERIGKQKVYAMVQCAKDVADCQPCLEWSINQLSKCCDGKKGARVLGTSCNLRYELYPFLRT; encoded by the exons ATGTACTCGTCATATTCTCTATGCAAATGCctcatttctttttatatattggcTATACAACTCCTCATATGCAGCGTTTCATCCCTGAATATTACGAATGAATATCTTCACCACAAATGCCGGGTTAACCAAGGAAAATACCAGCAGGGAAGTAAATACGAGAAAGACCTCAACTCTCTCATCCGTTTCGTCGCCGACGATATTACACAGGGGTTCGTACACAGCTCTACTACTGAGGGTCGCAATTCCACAACCATCATATTCCAGTGTCGTGGGGACTCGTACAAGTCCAACTGTCGAACCTGCTACGACACAGCCGTCGCCGGG TTTCGTAAGAGATGTCCGAGAAATAAAGGGGGGATAATATGGTACGACCAGTGTTTTCTCGATATTAGTATGATCAATGACCAAGCCCCAAGGAAGATGAATTACAAGAATACTTTCTCAATGCATAACCCAAACAATGTGAGGGGGGATACAAAGTTGTTCAACAAGAAGACAAAGGAATTCTTACAACAGCTGACTATGAAAGCTGATAAGACGGGCCCGGACGGCGTCGAGTTTTTATATTATGCGGCAGCAGAGGAGAGAATCGGGAAACAAAAAGTGTATGCAATGGTGCAGTGTGCAAAAGACGTAGCTGACTGCCAGCCTTGTTTGGAATGGAGTATCAATCAACTTTCGAAGTGTTGTGATGGTAAAAAAGGAGCAAGAGTTTTGGGTACGAGTTGTAATCTTAGGTATGAGCTATATCCTTTTCTTAGGACTTAA
- the LOC109130821 gene encoding putative cysteine-rich repeat secretory protein 33, whose amino-acid sequence MLCLLQFRKRCPRNKGGIIWYDQCFLDVSIINDHVPRRMNFENTFSMHNPKNARGNTNSFNKKTTDLLCNLIVKADRPDVDGLNFLYYSAGEIRLGKQTLYAMVQCAKDILSCKNCLEWSIRELSKCCDGKQGGRVLSTNCNLRYELYPFLRT is encoded by the coding sequence atgttatgtcTATTACAGTTTCGAAAGAGATGTCCGAGAAACAAAGGAGGAATAATATGGTACGACCAATGTTTTCTTGATGTGAGTATAATCAATGATCATGTCCCAAGACGGATGAACTTCGAGAATACTTTTTCTATGCACAACCCAAAAAACGCGAGAGGGAATACAAACTCATTCAACAAAAAGACAACTGACTTGCTCTGTAACTTAATTGTAAAAGCTGATAGACCTGACGTGGACGGCCTCAATTTTCTATATTACTCTGCCGGGGAAATTAGACTTGGGAAGCAAACATTGTATGCAATGGTTCAGTGTGCGAAAGACATATTAAGTTGTAAGAATTGTTTGGAGTGGAGTATCAGGGAGCTTTCTAAGTGCTGTGATGGTAAACAAGGAGGGAGAGTTTTGAGTACGAATTGTAATCTTAGGTACGAGCTATACCCTTTTCTTAGGACTTAA
- the LOC109130981 gene encoding LOW QUALITY PROTEIN: putative cysteine-rich repeat secretory protein 35 (The sequence of the model RefSeq protein was modified relative to this genomic sequence to represent the inferred CDS: deleted 2 bases in 1 codon) — protein sequence MYSSYSLSKHLVYVSILAILLLVRSISSLNLTNQYLNHKCFVSEGKYKHGGKYEKNLNVLSRYVSDNDLASGYVHVSHGEAPDSVTIILQCRGDSFRSNCHSCYATAVDEFHRRCQGDRAGIIWYDQCFLVISKIKPQLPRKIDFKNTFSIHNPKNVSKEARSFDKMTREFLYELVRKASYPTVVEKLYQSTYYAAGEKKLGANKIYAMMQCASDILQCKVCLEWCIRELPKCCNGKQGGRVLGISCNLRYELYPFLRS from the exons atGTATTCTTCATATTCTCTATCCAAACACCTAGTCTATGTCTCTATCTTGGCAATCCTACTCCTCGTACGCAGCATTTCATCACTAAACCTTACCAATCAGTATCTCAACCACAAATGCTTCGTTAGTGAAGGGAAATATAAGCATGGTGGTAAATATGAGAAAAACCTCAACGTTCTCAGCCGTTATGTCTCTGATAATGATCTTGCGAGCGGATACGTGCATGTTTCTCATGGCGAGGCTCCAGATTCCGTCACCATCATATTACAATGCCGTGGCGACTCCTTCAGGTCCAATTGCCACTCTTGCTATGCCACCGCCGTCGACGAG TTTCACAGGAGATGTCAGGGAGACAGAGCAGGAATAATATGGTACGACCAATGTTTTCTCGTTATTTCTAAGATCAAACCCCAACTCCCAAGGAAGATAGATTTCAAAAACACTTTTTCAATACACAACCCAAAAAATGTGAGCAAGGAAGCAAGATCGTTTGACAAGATGACAAGGGAATTCCTTTACGAGCTGGTGCGGAAAGCCTCTTATCCCACTGTGGTCGAA AAATTATACCAGTCAACATATTATGCTGCGGGGGAGAAAAAGCTCGGGGCGAATAAAATTTATGCAATGATGCAATGTGCATCAGACATATTGCAATGTAAGGTTTGTTTGGAATGGTGTATCAGAGAGCTTCCAAAGTGCTGCAATGGTAAACAAGGAGGGAGAGTTTTAGGTATAAGTTGTAATCTTAGGTATGAGCTATACCCTTTTCTTAGGAGTTAA